TTCTTCTAAACTTAGATAGCGCAGGGAACTGATAGGTCAGGGCCAAGTGAGAGAGAGAGATTGTGAGAGTCTCCTTCAGAGAGAAGATGAGGTGAGAGATGAAGATAAGATGAAATCGTGGCCAGATTCCTATACAGTCCTCTACTTCGGTTAATGACGACTAATTCCGTGCAACgtctttccaaaaaaacaaaactttattCTCTCACCATGCTTTACGTATGTATTTAAGTAACAgtctttgaaataaatttcaaatctTTATTAAATCATTTCCTCAGAGATAAtagttgcagtatttctcgAATCTTTTGTAACTGAATCATTGCGTCCTCTGATTGATATAAGcttttcctgaaaaagaaaacagccttgtGTTTCTATCATAGCATATATACAGAATGATACAAAATTTGACCCAGTTAAATTCAATTCACGGAAAACTGACGTAAAAtactttttgcttgtttcaacGCTACCGTTTCTTTATCACATtatatttgaattttgctttcatgaaacaaaatgacattCCACTTTCGCAAACAATCCTAGAAGTCTATACCAGTTACAAGCTCCAAAATGATGTCCAGCACTTTGCAAGAGGGACACTTACCTCTCGCATGAGGAGGAACATACAGTAATCGGTCTGGGCGTCTctgaaaatggaaagaaaacgaTAGAAATTGTTAGTGATCATACAGACGTTTGACGTCGAAAGCTCTAAATTCTTATCGATTAAGAGAATTCCTCCAGATCACTTGATTATAATTAATAAGTGATAGATTAAATGCGCGATGCATATGTTTATAAATAGCTGAGtttagcatcaacgacagGAACGCAATGACGACGCCATAAATtctgaatttgattggtcgagcgagGAAAACAAACGTGCTGctcgtgcggcacgcacttatgaacGAGTCCATGTCGTCCTCTGCAAAGCAACAACTTATTTTACCACATTTACGACGAGTGCATACAAATGTGAATCTTAAATGGGCCCTTTGCTGCTGAgtgatcacgtggtacaaatcgccaaactggagagcaaatgacgcactgggacatgttttGCAAAGAGAATTCAAGTTTGGTGGCTTTGTTTAACGTGTCCCAGACTAAGTGCGTGttttgctctccagtttggcgatttttGAACCACGAGCTCGCTCAGCTGCAAATGGCCCATcctctgtatttaatttaacgtcGCGCAGACcaattgatttgtggcgttctTCTCCAATATTGTTAAGTGTGAAGAAGATGGGATaagcgcaaaaaaaaaaaagtaatgcaaatgtttactttcaagtgacatttttcttgccgttgccgtcatTATTGCTAAAGATCCCTAATCTAATCGATTCAATATTTATTAGTCATCATTGTAGCTAGAGTGAAAACACTAGAGACAAAAACACTAGCTTAAATAAAAATCAGGTGAAAAGGGTAGAACACAGTCCTAAAGGTGTCCATAGAGTGGTGAAGTATGGCTTAaggttttttgtttaaaattataCTAGTTTTAACATCgtcttttttaaataaatggatggcaaataaataataataacatacaGGTAGTTTACTTGAGCCACGCAGTTTCATATAATATCTTTCATTCTCACCTTCCTTCTTTTTGATGTGATAACTTCTTTACGATCTGGAATTTTGTTGTCATCGTCCTTCCTTCTGTCAAAGTCATGTTGCTGTCCTGCACATCTGTCATTCACATCCTCCTGCCTTTGACCATCCATCTCATCACCTCCCTTAATCACATCCTCCTCCTTTTGATCATCCATCTCATTACTTCCCTTAATCACATCCTCCTCCTTTTGATCATCCATCTCATCACCTCCCTTGATCACATCCTCCTCCTTTTGATCATCCATCTCATCACCTCTCTTGATCACATCCTCCTCCTTTTGATCATCCATCTCATTACTTCCCTTAATCACATCCTCCTCCTTTTGATCATCCATCTCATCACCTCCCTTGATCACATCCTCCTCCTTTTGATCATCCATCTTGTCACTTCCCTTGATCACATCCTCCTCCTTTTGATCATCCATCTCATCACCTCCCTTAATCACATCCTCCTCCTTTTGACCATCCATCTCATCACTTCCCTTGATCACATCTTCCTCCTTTTGACCATCCATCTCATCACTTCCCTAGATCACATCTTCCTCCTTTTGACCATCCTTCTCATTACTTCCCTTGATAACATCCTCCTCCTTTTGACCATCCATCTCATCACTTCCCTTGATAACATCCTCCTCCTTTTGACCATCCATCTCATCACTTCCCTTGATCACATCCTCCTCCTTTTGACCATCCATCTCATCACTTCCCTTGATCACATCTTCCTCCTTTTGACCATCCTTCTCATTACTTCCCTTGATCACATCCTCCTCCTTTTGACCATCCATCTCACTTCCCTTGATCACATCTTCCTCTTTTTGACCATCCTTCTCATTACTTCCCTTGATGACATCCTCCTCCTTTTGACCATCCTTCTCATTACTTCCCTTGATCACAGCGTCCTCCCTTTGACCATCCATCTCATCACTTCCCTTGATCACATCCTCCTCCTTTTGACCATCCTTCTCATTACTTCCCTTGATCACATCCTCCTCCTTTTGACCATCCATCTCATTACTTCCCTTGATCACATCCTCCTCCTTTTGACCATCCTTCTCGTTACTTCCCTTGATCACATCCTCCTCCTTTTGACCATCCATCTCATCACTTCCCTTGATCACATCTTCCTCCTTTTGACCATCCTCATTACTTCCCTTGATCACATCCTCCTCCTTTTGACCATCCATCTCATCACTTCCCTTGATCACAGCCTCCTCCCTTTGACCATCCATCTCATCACTTCCCTTGATCACATCTTCCTTCTTTTGACCATCCTTCTCATTACTTCCCTTGATCACATCCTCCTCCTTTT
This sequence is a window from Acropora palmata chromosome 9, jaAcrPala1.3, whole genome shotgun sequence. Protein-coding genes within it:
- the LOC141892900 gene encoding uncharacterized protein LOC141892900, translating into MDDQKEEDVIKRGDEMDDQKEEDVIKGGDEMDDQKEEDVIKGSNEMDDQKEEDVIKGGDEMDGQRQEDVNDRCAGQQHDFDRRKDDDNKIPDRKEVITSKRRKRRPDRLLYVPPHARGKAYINQRTQ